One Rickettsia akari str. Hartford genomic window, AATCGGTATATCTATTTCAGAGTCACTAGCTAGTATTAATAGGGCCATGAAAAATAATGATCACGTAATCGGTATATCTACCGGTTTGCTTGATCTAGATAATAAATTATTCGGCTTTCATAATTCCGATCTTATCATTCTTGCAGGACGTCCGTCGATGGGTAAAACGGCATTTGCTATAAATCTTGCACTTAACGCCTGTAATAATATGCGTCGTAAAAATATTATGGATAATCAAGAAATTCAGTCGGTAGGTTTTTTCTCGTTAGAAATGTCCTCAGAACAGCTAACCACACGTCTACTTTCAATGTGTGCAGAAATTGATTCTACTTCTCTTCGTACAGGGATTCTAGGTGAAGAAAAATATAACCGTCTTCGCAAAGAAGCAAATACTTTATCGGAATTACAATTTTTTATCGATGATACCCCTGCTCTATCTATTTCCGCTATAAGAACAAGAGCTAGAAGAATGAAACGCAAGCATAATCTTGGTATATTATTTATCGATTATCTACAATTAATTAGAGGAGCGACTAAATTCGAAAATAGAGTTAGCGAAATTTCAGAGATTACACAAGGTTTAAAAGCGATAGCAAAAGAGTTAAATATTCCGGTGATCGCCTTATCTCAGCTTTCAAGAGCGGTAGAACTGCGTGAGGACAAAAAACCTATGCTATCTGACCTTAGAGAATCAGGAACTATAGAACAGGATGCGGATATAGTAATGTTTATTTACCGTGAAGAATATTATTTAACTAGAAAAGAACCGGCAGCAGGTGATGCTAAACATGCCGAATGGTTAGATAAGCTCAATAAAGTATATAATATTGCCGATATAATTGTTGCAAAACATCGTAATGGACCGGTTGGAAATGTTCCGCTTTATTATGATAGTCAATTTTCTAAATTTGGTAATTTGGAGAAAAGAACTTTTAATTCTGTTTAAATCAGAATTGCCTTAACGTCATTGCGAACGACTAAAGGCGTTGTTGCATGGGTCGATCCCGCTGAGGCTGGAATCCGTCGTTGTCATACCGTGACTTAATCGCGGTATCCAAAAATACAACTTTACAATACTAAATTTTAGTATTTTTAACTGGACCCCGTGGTCAAGCCACAAGGTACAAGTCATTTTCTGGATCCACGCCTACATGGGAATGACATCGGAAAGCTCGAGAATATCAATTATTTCATCAAAATTTTCACGTCGTTTATTTTTTCTACACATTTTATTGCGTTATAAAGCAACTCATTATTATTGTTATTCTAAAGCCACATCTCATTATCATGAATAAACTCACTTAAGGTTAAAACTTGTATCT contains:
- a CDS encoding replicative DNA helicase, producing MAHNKINNDTNILTDDEDNLPIPRVLPSNVQAEQMLLGAILTNNELLNYVSEFLRDEHFFEPIHQKIYNAIEKITEKGLIATPITLRSMLTQDKLFQAIEGSEYLAKLITMSMMVINPLDYGKIIYDLAIKRNLINIGEEVVNNAYNSSLEVEAKAQIEYAEAKLYDLASEGLNEKSFTKIGISISESLASINRAMKNNDHVIGISTGLLDLDNKLFGFHNSDLIILAGRPSMGKTAFAINLALNACNNMRRKNIMDNQEIQSVGFFSLEMSSEQLTTRLLSMCAEIDSTSLRTGILGEEKYNRLRKEANTLSELQFFIDDTPALSISAIRTRARRMKRKHNLGILFIDYLQLIRGATKFENRVSEISEITQGLKAIAKELNIPVIALSQLSRAVELREDKKPMLSDLRESGTIEQDADIVMFIYREEYYLTRKEPAAGDAKHAEWLDKLNKVYNIADIIVAKHRNGPVGNVPLYYDSQFSKFGNLEKRTFNSV